In one Nicotiana tomentosiformis chromosome 6, ASM39032v3, whole genome shotgun sequence genomic region, the following are encoded:
- the LOC138894266 gene encoding uncharacterized protein: MRQDDGFTELKGMLDSNNRMLQQLIGSTGKMHQRVDSHESAIKGIEIQLGQIFMALNNRPQGTLPADTQINPKEQGLKQLMAVSLRNGRDLDLEQEMARESRPTDTLVPVPIEIDDSTGLTEVKVQYTPAESSKEKEVPKENESVQEKAVETVPELVQNQITGKKWHPSPFPQRLDKYQKYEQYKKFLEMLKQIQVNIPLIDALKEMLGYAKMMKDLMSRKFEFQDLATVTLTQTCSVVVTRPIAEKLSDPGSFIIPRTIGNYAFAKVGKFVFPADFVILDCQIDEEIPIILGRPFLATGRALIDCETGELKMRLNDEEITFNV; encoded by the exons ATGAGACAAGATGATGGTTTTACTGAACTTAAGGGAATGCTGGACAGCAACAACAGAATGCTGCAACAACTGATTGGGTCCACGGGAAAAATGCATCAGAGAGTAGACTCACATGAATCAGCGATAAAgggtattgagattcaattaggacagatttttatggctctaaacaatcgtccccaagggacgttacctgCAGACACACAAATCAATCCAAAAGAACAGGGCCTAAAACagcttatggcagtgagtctacgaaatggtagagacctagatctggagcaagagatggctcgcgaaagccgacctactgaTACACTTGTGCCAGTACCCATTGAGATAGATGATTCAACAGGGTTGACAGAGGTGAAGGTACAATATACGCCAGCTGAAtcaagcaaagaaaaagaagtcCCGAAGGAAAATGAGTCAGTGCAAGAGAAGGCAGTAGAAACAGTGCCAGAGCTGGTTCAAAATCAAATCACAGGAAAAAAGTGGCATCCATCACCCTTCCCCCAGAGATTGGACAAATATCAAAAATATGAGCAGTATAAGAAATTCTTGGAGATGTTGAAACAAATTCAGGTTAACATTCCATTGATTGACGCCTTAAAGGAAATGCttggttatgcaaaaatgatgaaggacttgatgtctcgtaagttcGAATTTCAAGACTTGGCCACGGTTACACTGACTCAGACATGTAGTGTTGTTGTGAcgagacccatagctgagaagttatctGATCCAGGGAGTTTCATAATCCCACGCACAATAGGCAACTATGCATTTGCTAAg gttgggaagtttgtgttcccagcagattttgtcattctagactgcCAGATTGATGAGGAGATTCCTataattttgggaagaccattcttggccactgggagagctTTAATCGATTGTGAGACTGGAGAGCTCAAAATGAGACTAAATGATGAAGAAATAACATTCAACGTGTAG
- the LOC138894267 gene encoding uncharacterized protein encodes MNVKVFRQVTVNATSIQGMDPTTRAPRLNSEADALANLGSSIDDDEFSSGTVVQLMKSVVEEGYAEVNLMSLTWDWRNKYIDYLKTGKLPSDCKESRALRTKAARFSLVEGTLFRRTFDDPLARCLGLGDTKYALREVHEGTCRDHSGEESLVRKLIRAGYYWTEMEKNVKDFV; translated from the coding sequence ATGAATGTgaaggtatttagacaagttACAGTTAATGCtacatcaattcaaggaatggaccctacaacacgtgCCCCGAGATTAAATAGCGAGGctgatgctctggctaacttggggtcatcgattgatgatgatgaattcagtTCAGGAacagtcgtacaacttatgaagTCTGTGGTAGAAGAAGGTTATGCCGAAGTAAACTTAATGAGTTTAacatgggattggaggaacaagtacataGACTACTTGAAAACTGGGAAACTGCCCTCGGATTGtaaagaatcgagagccctaCGTACCAAGGCTGCCAGATTTAGCTTGGTCGAAGGGACattgttcagaagaacattcgacgaCCCGTTAGCTAGATGCTTGGGGCTGGGAGATACCAAGTACgccttgagagaagttcacgaaggcacttgcagGGACCATTCGGGGGAAGAATCTTTGGTTCGGAAATTAATCAGGGCTGGCTATTATTGGACCGAAATGGAGAAGAATGTGAAAGACTTTGTATGA
- the LOC104094418 gene encoding uncharacterized protein yields MGILSRHSRRPFFLPRYVIFFAFLFLALLLFFEVDNLISQTKTIVGHNLEPTPWHVFPTKSFDEESTVSKASKIIGCSYLSCPGRVTVPQNSNSASKSKTSESKTCPEFFRSIRYDLEPWTKSRISMNHVMEAQKFAAFRVVIVGGKLFVDFYYACVQSRAMFTIWGILQLLRRYPGKVPDVDLMFDCMDKPIINRTEHSSMPLPLFRYCTTPQHFDIPFPDWSFWGWSEINIRPWEEEFKSIKNGSKSRSWVRKIPVAYWKGNPDVVSPIRTELLNCNDTQMWRAQIMRQDWAEEAKVGFEKSKLSKQCNHRYKIYAEGYAWSVSLKYILACGSLPLIISPQYQDFFSRGLIPKKNYWPIPPFDLCPSIKAAVDWGNANPSEAEAIGKAGQDFMESLSIDRIYDYMYHLISEYAKLQDIVPVQPPSALEICIDSVLCFADDKQKQFLKRSIAYPSPVNPCSLSR; encoded by the exons ATGGGGATACTTTCAAGACATAGTCGTCGGCCATTTTTCCTTCCTCGCTACGTTATCTTCTTTGCTTTCCTCTTCCTTGCTCTTCTCCTCTTCTTCGAG GTTGACAACTTAATTTCTCAGACAAAAACCATTGTGGGTCACAACTTAGAGCCAACGCCGTGGCATGTATTTCCTACAAAATCCTTCGATGAAGAATCCACTGTTTCAAAGGCTTCCAAGATCATAGGATGCTCTTATCTTAGCTGCCCGGGTCGTGTCACCGTTCCTCAAAATAGCAACTCTGCATCCAAATCGAAAACCTCTGAATCGAAAACTTGCCCAGAATTTTTCAGGAGCATACGTTATGACCTTGAACCATGGACCAAGTCCAGGATTTCTATGAACCATGTAATGGAGGCACAGAAGTTTGCAGCTTTTAGAGTTGTTATTGTTGGTGGCAAATTATTTGTAGATTTTTACTATGCTTGTGTACAGAGTAGGGCTATGTTCACGATCTGGGGAATATTACAGTTACTTAGGAGATATCCTGGAAAGGTTCCAGATGTTGATTTGATGTTTGATTGCATGGACAAACCTATTATTAATCGAACTGAGCATTCTTCAATGCCTTTGCCGTTGTTTCGGTACTGTACCACACCGCAGCATTTTGATATACCGTTTCCAGATTGGTCTTTCTGGGGCTG GTCTGaaataaacataagaccatgggaAGAAGAATTTAAAAGCATCAAAAATGGTTCAAAATCTCGAAGTTGGGTAAGGAAGATCCCGGTAGCATACTGGAAAGGAAATCCAGATGTTGTTTCTCCGATTCGCACAGAGTTGCTCAATTGCAATGACACTCAAATGTGGAGAGCACAAATTATGCGGCAG GATTGGGCAGAAGAAGCAAAGGTTGGATTTGAGAAGTCCAAGCTATCAAAGCAATGTAATCATAG GTACAAGATTTATGCAGAAGGATATGCATGGTCAGTGAGCTTGAAGTATATTCTAGCATGTGGTTCTCTTCCCCTGATAATCAGCCCACAGTATCAGGATTTCTTTAGTCGTGGTCTGATTCCAAAGAAAAATTACTGGCCAATTCCTCCTTTTGATTTATGCCCATCAATAAAGGCTGCGGTTGATTGGGGTAATGCAAATCCATCGGAG GCTGAAGCCATTGGAAAAGCAGGACAAGACTTTATGGAGAGTTTAAGTATTGATCGGATATATGATTATATGTATCACCTAATTTCAGAGTATGCAAAGCTACAGGATATTGTTCCTGTTCAACCCCCCTCTGCTCTTGAGATATGTATTGATTCTGTGCTTTGTTTTGCTGATGACAAGCAAAAACAATTCCTCAAAAGATCCATTGCATACCCGTCACCTGTGAATCCTTGCTCACTTTCCAGATAG